Within the Apostichopus japonicus isolate 1M-3 chromosome 6, ASM3797524v1, whole genome shotgun sequence genome, the region TGAATACGCAAAAGTTCAAATTAAGCCAATCATACGTCGATGGTACGATCTAGGCTCATTCATAAGATCACACCATGGTCGAACCACTCTTCCTAAAAAACAATCCTTCTACATGTTTTAATGAGTTAGTGATTTACCTTCCTCtactttgtaatttatttttaagcACAAGGTAAGCTATGAATTCTATTTTACAGTACTAAATTGGAACAAGTGGAAGGTAATACTTGTAAAGTAGATACCAAACCTCAAAACAGCTATATGCAAATATTATTACGTAATGAGACTCTTCACATGTGCTTTCTGCATATGTGTATGTTCAGTGCTGAATTTCAAAGCAGTTAGATTGACTGGGGTCTGCTAATACAGTAATAGGGAAGTGAACTTGCCGATTGAAGCTATCATACACTCATAGCAGCATACGGAGACACACCTATAACACAGTTTGATTTCATCTGTCTAGGAGCAGTAAAAATACACCTCAAAATCAAGATGTCTGCTATGGACAGTATTAATCTTATTCGAGAATCACCGTTTTTGACGGTCAATTTCTCCACGGTGTTCGAGTTTGAGAAAGGATTCGATCATGAGGAATGGATTATATGGTTTGAGAAGTACTGGATCGCTTCCATATTGCTTAGTGCTGTATACGTTCTTCTAGTATTTGCTGGACGAAAATGGATGGAAAACAAGCCTAAGTATGATCTTCGCAGAGCTCTTACCATATGGAGTGCTATTTTGGCAGTTTTTAGCTGGTGTGGAGCAATACGGCTCTGGACCGACTACATATTCTTTATGAATAGGTTCAATTGGGATTTCAAGGCCAGCATGTGCGATCCGGTTTTTTACAGAGGGGTGATCGGTTACTGGTGTTGGCTCTTTGTTATAAGCAAGTTACCGGAACTAGGCGACACAATTTTCATAGTCCTGCGTAAACAGAAGCTTATATTCCTCCATTGGTATCACCACATAACGGTGTTCGTATATTCATGGTATAGCTACAGCGGTTATACCTCAACAGCTCGTTATTTTATCCTAATGAACTTTACCGTTCACGCATTTATGTACACTTATTACGCATTGAAAGCGTCCAGGGTGTGTCGTATGCCTAGCTGGGTCAGTATGTGTATTACAGGTCTTCAACTGGCGCAAATGTTTGTCGGATGCCTCGTCAACATTGAAGCttacaattacaagaaaaagGGAGAATTTTGTGCCATCGCAGAAGACAACTTACGGTTTTCAtttataatgtatttcagctaCTTGGCCCTCTTTGGACATTTCTTCTACTCCAATTACTTAGCAGGTAAAAAAGTGGAGCCGGTGCCCGAAGCAAAGAAGATTAAGTAGGCCTTAAATGAGATGAACTAACTCCTAACCCATCTAGCTTGGCTGAAATAGAAATTATAGAAAAGTTGGTCATAACTGTATTTGACAGCTTGTCGCATAGCATTTCGTGATCTATTCAGGATGTTATCAACATGAGGACATTTGACAGTAAAAAACCAAACAGTACCCTCCTGCTACCTGGACAACCAACGGACAAGCACAGTTCCAGAGGAATGCTCCATGGATTGAAGACAGTCAATCGTGGTCAGGGGGAACCTTAATTGCCATCATGTTAAATACAATATCTGAATCCAATTTGTGTTAAGAACTATAGACGTACACTGAATCTTGTTTGCTTTTTGGTGTTTTTACCTTAATAATTAAGACAAAAGTGTATTAACAGCAGCTATCTCAGAGCTCAAATGCAGCAAGGTCATTCCGTTCATAAGTAATCCTTGTTTGGTTATAAATTTTAATGTGATAAATCTCTCATTGATGTTACTGTCAAATTTATCGTCAAATTTTACTATCTTGTTGCCACAGTGTTACTTAAGAGTACCTCCATCTATGAACTAGGGTATAGGCTGTGACGCCATCACGATACATGTGAAGGCTGAGCGTACCCTCTGCAATGATGTATCAGTGCTTAAAACACAATAAGAAATATTTGTATGACTTGCCCAAGctaaaagaaacatgaaaaggtGTCAGTTGGACATGATTCTAAAAAATATGTAAGTTTGATGCCTCCATTACTACATTTGGATTTATACAAAAGGGATGATATTATATTCAAGCACATATGATCAATTATTATTGGATTTTGCACTATATAAGACTaactattatcattatattcatttttttgggtTCATTGATTTCACCAAATGAAAACTGACAATTGAATGGTGTTTTGTGTACAAACTTTTGCATTTGTCATGCATTTCTTTTTTCCTGCATACCATTTCACTATGTGATATGAACAGACCTATGTCCAGAAGTTCCCTGTAACAGAGCACATAAAATCCATTGGCCATCATTCCCAATTTAAAGTGctcaaatttgtttctttttaaatttttcttaattttttttttttttttgcattaatCATCATCAATTATTAAACTAACGAAGGACAGCAAATCTTCAATCTTTTTGATTAGTTCAATGCAAATATTTAGTGTTGAAACTAaggtttatattattatataatataaatattatttacattgcATAATGCTCTGTCTGTATTGTTGCATTGAATCAAATATTTATAGCGCTAATAGCTCATATGCTATATCATGTTTAGTGCAAAGCACTTAAAACCTAAATGTttacaagttacagtaaatGAGCAACTCTTGTGATACTTCAATACTTTAtatccttttttgttttgtaatgcaGTATTTGTATggtattaataattattaatattgttttaaataaGTTAACCTTAAGCACCTGAATATAGTTTTGTGGTTGTGTGTGTAATAAGTCCGTAAGAGAGCGTATATATGTACACGCTCGTCATACTTTTTGTCTGTAATTGGTGTACGTACTATTCATAAAATGAAAAGCTAAATTTCGTCAGTAATGTTGTAGAATGTACTTTATGTGTCACTTTATATACGTATCATGTTTGTATTGGAAATTTTGGCCTTCAGTTTTACAATTAGCAAGTATTTAGGCATATATGGATTTGTAGTcatttttgatatatatgtttaataatgtgaaattgtgaatactatttgcacatttttttttgctttcccGTTTCATTTGATCTAGCCGTAGAgctttcttcattttcaagtttaaaacaaaagtggGATTCTCTGttgattactgtacatgtatggtgCTTTTCTGAGGTATATATGTCATTTAGTTGTGATTGTTCAGTGCTCGGCATCTCTTTTCGTTCAGTGGATatgaggtgtggggggggggagggaagatATTGTTGGAGGACACATATTTGTAACTATTTGGTTTCAAATACTTGTCTTTGTTATTTGCACCGCATGGGTACTTTAACGTTCACATTTCATACTGTGAAGTTCTTTGTGATCCATCAAGGACATTAGTAATTCTTACAGAAGTACTTTTCAAAAgtcatattttctttgttcaaGGGAACAGTGTTTCTATCACCTTTCTTGATATAAATGACCAAAAAAACTAATTTTCTGACCAAAAACCAAAGTTTCTGTTTTAGAGCCATCTATGGTTGCAGAGCTGTACCATTTGCATGTGCATGATTCTGTATTGCCAAACTTGGTTTTTAATTTTGACTAATATTGCTTGTGAATATCGTGTGGTATGCATGAATAcggtatgtactgtacatggtacaAGACTATGTTTGCTGGCAATAATCATGAATATGTTTGCTCTGCTCTAAAGATAAAAGGTTGCATAAATCAGTTATTCAGACATATAGGCTATCCACTTGTGTATTATTCCAACATTGGCTTATcagatttttgaaaaaaatgttcagTTTGCTTTTagaaaaataattcaaaatgtaAAACGTGATGATTTTATATGCTGCAGCTATTACATAATTTGTCTTCATGTAAGAATCAAAACACAGTGTTATTTCATACTTACATCTCAATTTTGTGACAATCTCATTAACTGATACtgtaatttgtttgtttggccAGCTACTTGGACTGGTAGGGGGCATATCTGGAAAAAGAATgtcaatgtttaaaaaaaaaatggtagtTTAAGAACTAGGGCTATGTGTCCCACGTGTAcggtatactgtacattaagCGGTCAGCAGATGGGTACTGTAGTCGCACGATCCAGGGTCTTCCTTGAGCTTGACTGAGGCACAACCCACACCCATCACAATCTATGCTCGGAAAAGCTTGGCGAGTAGCTTCAACAGTTATGGAGTTGTCTTAATACATTTACTTAAACGACCCCCGTCGTCAAGCTCAGAAAACTGAATAAATTTTCCGACATCTGGAAAGTTTCTTCGCGACCTACCGAAAAGTTTTCGCCACCCACCTTTTCTAGGTCGCGCCCCATAGTGGACCGCAACTGTATATATGCTGCTTTAAATGTGATTATATACTCAGTAACTAACAACCTCCTTTAAAATATTGTTAGCATGTTCTTGTCCTTGTCAGtcatgtactgtatgtcaaCGCTTTTGTACACATTTTAAAACTGGGTTATTAGCTCAGTTACCGTGCCAAAAATGCAACCATTGTTTACTAACATGCGGTTTCTTCATGTGGAAATACTCGGGTATTACCTCAGTTCGCTTATCGAAGCTCTACAAACAACACAAGCGGTTTTTTATCTCGGGTTCTTTTGTGTTAATCTAAGTTTGTTAAATCATTAATTATTCGTATGTTCTGTGATCTTTATCAAGTTGCTGTTGTAACATGTAGTTGAAAGTCATTTAGCACAAGCCGAGATTATAATGACGTAGTAAAAGGTGactgcacatatatatatatatatatatatatatatatatatatatatatatataatatacaacaatGGAATACTTCCTTGTAAGCGAATACAAGTACATAGTCTGTTTGACGTACACTGTATGATAAATGCCAAGTTGAGTTCTAGCTCGCTCAGTTGAAAATCGTTCGTTAAAAGGCCCATCCAAGCCCGAAGATCTTTAGCGACCTTTCTTTTAAGAAAATAATCTGTATATGAAGACTTTGCACCGAGGTGTTAACATATAAGTCGATAAAACGTTTTGTTAAATGTGTCTTTTCATGGGAATCGCAATTCTGCTCTGTAGACAAGGCcattttatttatgttattttgaaGTAGGAACAAAGGGGATCTTTTCGGTGAAGTCCTTTGTTAACGGACTTAAAATTTGTATCCATCACTGTAGGTGATACTGTGGTCTGCAGTACAACAATGCAGTCATGTATGTTGCCAACTTTGTCGATAAAACGGGCTGAGCTCTTTCCACGAGAATCGCTATTCTGTGCATGCATGGGCTTGCTCACAAGGCCACTGATATGTGCATGTATAAGATGTAGTCATGAAGTGGGAATAAAATGAGGTATTTTTGGTGAAGCATCAAACTTTGGTCTTGTGTTTGCGCAGCCTGGCGTCTCCGGGTGCTATGTCTACAATGAAATTAACCTTTGTACCGTCCATGAGGGCCATACAAGTCCAGCGTGTCCTCGTTACACGTTAAGCCAATGTTTATTGTCAATATAACTTATTTGATATCTTACCTTATGACAGTTCTCTGATTGACTGTCTGCAATTTCACGATAACGCGCAGCAAACGGGCTGCTCCTCTGGTCCCCAGGATGAATACACCTATTGTCTTAGTAACAATACCAGAGCTAATTTTGCTTGCCTTCTGTATAAAatacggtaaaaaaaaaaccgtacATCTTCATAATAGAATTTTTGAGCTGAAAGTATCACATTTTTTTGTGAATCGTACAATGCTTTAACAATTTTGTTatactttcattttttgttgttgttagcaACGACTGCAAGGAGGTTAATCTCTCCGATTCTTATCAATCAGCTGACTTTTCCGTAGTCAGCTGCATGACTCTTAAATGCCTTTCAACAGTGAAAATGATTTCTGTGTTTGTAACTATACTAAGTTTGTGGGTTGTATATCtataatatcaaatatatgtatgttatgTCGTGTCACTGCACGGATTAAAATTGCAGCTTTTATACTACTGGGTGTCTCTGCTGACATCCTAGCAGCTGTTTCTATATGGTTTAGCGTTATATAGGCTACGTGTAATGTATAGGCTTAAGTAGGATTTAAGATATTGTCAATCTTCTAGTCATGTGATCGGTAAAATGTGAAAAGAAATTTCTTTCATTGTAAACGTTGGGTAATAAATTCGTATACAATAAAGATGGACAAGAagtttgcttttatatttttaaattttgctttCTAGTTTTTAATTGCATAACAAATCTCTAAACTCATCCAACGCTGCACGAATGAAGAATTATGGaggtggagtgggggggggggtggatgcgCAACACAATTGGTATTATATAGTCTTCAAAAACCAATATTCTTACAACTGACTCTCGGATATACTGATCCTGTTTTGTGATCGACCAGTCCTCGGTTCGGTCACTCGATTTCTTCCCCGTGCTTGGATTACATCTGTTGAGCTTGGACAGTAGCCTAGTTGTCGATGATGCGTTGCGCATTGTACGCAGACTGCTAGTCGGAAAGCCGGCATGACTGATGCCGATCGAGGCTACTTGCAACTAGTTCAATCATGAGCACACGTGAACTGTCCGACTGTCCACAATTATTTACCTTACGACGCTTTCAGGTTTCCTCTCGCCTCCCTTACTCCCTCCATGTCAACctttaattttttggggggtgggggggggggggcgaaagaTGCTCAACATCATATCGCAAGTGGTCAAGTTGAGGACATCCAAAATCAGGTAACCTAATTCTTCTAAAGTATTTTGACCTCGTGTGACAGCGAACATGACAGTAGGGCGTGCACTATCTTTCTGTTATCAAGACGGAATTCACTATAAGACAATCGAAGACCTTTCGGTAACCTTCTAGCATTGTTGACAATACCGGTAATCTACATAGGGTGAAAAGGTGATACCCATTGTTATGAAGATAGTCAATTGTCTCGTAGATTAATTAGTTCTCGATTACAAACAATCCAATCATGAACATCAAAGTGATTTTCATATCAGACCATCGTCTTTttggttttattgtttttcttatcTTTATCAGGCCTGACGTTGGGGATAGGTTAGAGGTCATAGAGTCAGGATCAATACGAAAGAGGatacagagggggggggggtagggaaaatatgggataaagaacaGTGTATTCTCATTCTCACAATATAGAATAGTATCGTCAAGCCATAATCACGTACATACGTTTAGGACTGGAATATGATAAGATATGATCATTTCACGATTTTCATTTTCGACAATACACTTTAGTCGGTAACTAAGTGCCCTCTTTGCTATAGGACAGTCATTTTTTCTTCCAGTCAGCTGCAAAAACATTTGCCTATATGTTTATATGCatgcttatatatatgtttataaatatatttgtgtgtgtgtaggcctacatatatgtttatatatatatatatatatatataggcctacatatatatatgtatatatatatatatatatatatatatatatatctaccacCCAAATCAGTGGAAGTtgagaaaacaaacaatattttatttatttcagttcaAAGGTGATAGCCAGTCGTACATAAGTATATCGTTGAAATAAATGTCGTTGGTTATTCTCAAGTATTGGTTCTTAAATATTATCTCGCTAAAAATAGcttacatttttcaaaaagtaccgTATGCTTTCCCTCTTGTTTGAATCCTTCAACTTTATTCTCATTTTAAGATCTAAGATTTAGCGTAAACATTTTGAGGGTATAGCAGTTTAAGTGTTTGCTGTAGTAACCATTttttgattttctagcatatttttggcTAATATACTTTAATAGCCTTCAATGATCCTAAGTCGATAACATGACCTGTTTACCAGCTTTGTAAATGATTTTGTTCTGAAGTACCTGCAATTCTctatccctccctccccacccatcccaccccaccccccccccgcccaaagAAGGAGGATTATTAATAGAtaggagaaaagaaaaaaacaatgtaaagaaaGACGGAAATTAAATACAGACaggaagaaacaaagaaaatagataaaacatgaatagaaaaattaatatatgataACCGAATATGTGTAATATGATGACACAGCTGacttattataatatattgtaGCAGCAATGtgatcatataggcctacaatacaGTTTAATATTACGGAGTCTTGGAATCATCAAGACATTTTCATGTCTATAACAAGGGCTCTTGAGACTGAATGCAAGGACCATGCACCAATATATTAAAGCAATACAAAGCTATGCTGGTAGCAAAATGGGCGCCAAAACGAACGTAGAAAGCTCGCATGCGCTGCGaggcattttgatttttgttttgtttaaaacaGTACTTTATCTTCACGAGAAACTCTCCCACCAAAGCCAAAGCTTTTTAATAGGCTATAAAATGATTGATTCATTATAATTCACgattgaatttatatatatatttaaatatataacaaagattCAATTGCTCACTTCCTGCTGTAAGAGTGctcaatacatgtatatatatatatatatatatatatatatatatatatatatatatatatatatatatatatatatatatatatatatatatatatatatataaatatatatatatatatatatatatatatatatatatatatatatatatatatatatatattcgactgccaagtattgctgacgaaggtcacagggggaccgaaaattccaatatattttctaaaacttactccttatttgtcaattatgagtcatatcttatttctctggttttctctaattatatatatatatatatatatatatatatatatatatatatatatatatatatatatatatatatatatatatatatatatatatatatatattatatataaatgatttcCTCGTCAAGAGCTGGTATAGGTTTGTTCACTTTTTGTTGTCGGGTGAAGTACTATAGTAATGAAAAGGGTCATGTTGAGTTGGACTTTGAACATGCTCAGTCATTGTAATACCAAACTCGAACTCAATAGCAAAATCTTATTATCTTGAAAGCTCTTGGGTATATATTCTTGTAGAGTTGACTTGCCTAACGTGTTGTGACTTTGACTGGACGCGTGCATGGCAATTGACATGAAAGTCAAGGTTAACTCCTTACTTTCACATCGAGAAAGTACTGAAAATAACATTATATCGGTAATTGATTACCATGGCAAGACATggcaagacaagacaagacatgGCAAGACAGCCTCCCTAGACTGCTTCCACCATACAAAGGTGAGGCCTAATGAACAAGAAGTTAATGATTTCATCCGGTTCTCTAATGTCGTTCGACGAGTACTAGTCAAGACTTCATATCAATATATTACTCACATATGAAAAGCAAATtagatatttgaaacaaattaaaactcCGTACTtcatatatctgaaattcaCCTATCAAGTTTTTCAacttaataatttcaatttgtAGCAAATCCTTCACAGTTTccaaatacgtgaaaaatgcgAATGTTATAACATAATTACACAAACCTTTTCGTTTAACTATCAATTTGATGATGTTTGACAGCCATGCGCTGCCAGGAATTTGTTAAGGGAGGGGcaaaactgtagattcggcattgcaaactaaaaaaaattttggctgaaaatgcctcccaaatcgctggaaatggcacttcccaggccttgttagttgcatcttagcattttctctctTGAatatactagcgatatcataaaaacattaaaaaaaaaaaaaatatgctcaaggggggggcggctgcccccttcgccccccccccttggctacgcgcctgtttacAGCAAGTATATAGCTTATAAAGTAAATATCACTTAGAAGCTATAGGTTAAAGTTCAACTATCTATAAAAACTGGTAAGCCAAAAATATGTTATCCTTTCTTTACTTGGATTCTTGTCTTTTTGGTTAATATCCCTGAAGTACCACTGAGATAATATTTGTTTCCCAGGGGTCTATAGCGTTTTTGGTTCTCGCCACTTAGAACGAATGTGAAGatgttcaattttaaaatataatgttGGTCTGTAATATCAATATCACTGCATGATTTCGTTAAAGAAAAAACTTCTCAGTATCAccagacagtggcgtaggaaggtacttttgagtggggggctgaagactgatggccggcctgggggagtggcctcagatgcaatttggtgcaacatagcacacttcaacacccactccattttgtaaagaattttgcattttcacctggccttagatgcaatttggtgcttcaaatgagatttttttctcatttggaaatgaaaaaggggttttctgacttgcggagcggggggggggggggggcggaacgatacttccgccccccatatttttcacggggggggggctggcgcccccagccccccggttcctacgcccttgtcacCAGACCATATATATTAGCACAACGTCGACATGACTGTTTGATATAAAAATtagttttcttttgatttcCAGCATTAATTTTTGGTGTCAGGGGTGGGAAGTAAAGGAGGCAAGGAGGGCGGGGGGAGTTAAAATAATACCTTTTGAATACTGACTATCAGAAATCTAGTCATACAGACTGGTCAATTTTTCTGACTAACTTTTTATACtagaaattttcatttatttaactGAAGTTTCATTATTCCATtaagaaacgattttttaatgaatattctTCTTCACTTAAAGAAGAAAACACACACCTTTTGTGCGACAGTGTGATGTAATTCATTCTCTGTCGTGGTGGCGAAGCGTCTATAATCTTTAAGGCTTGCCAAAATTTCGAGTAAAACGATCAAACAGACACTGCATTAGTATATTCGACACTGCAAGTGTAATACTTATTGTGCGGTGTATATAATGATTAACTACGGCATGGTTTTAAGTATACGATACGAACTGTTCGTCgccatgcatgcatgtatgctTAAGTTACATGTGTATAGGCTTCATTCGACTACTGCGTTAATTATTTCCACTGTACAAACTAATGGATAAATGTTTGACGTCATCGGGGCAAACAGAAATAAAAGAAGGTTTGATGAACTTTCCATGAGACTGAAAGTGCATTGCTCCTAGCTCTACTTACACTGCTGTCACATAGAGTGACATCCGGAAGGACCTTAGAGGTGAAGTTTGATAGCCTACCGGGTaaaggaaggaggggggggggggggtcagtcaGTACACAAAGTACA harbors:
- the LOC139969075 gene encoding very long chain fatty acid elongase 6-like, coding for MSAMDSINLIRESPFLTVNFSTVFEFEKGFDHEEWIIWFEKYWIASILLSAVYVLLVFAGRKWMENKPKYDLRRALTIWSAILAVFSWCGAIRLWTDYIFFMNRFNWDFKASMCDPVFYRGVIGYWCWLFVISKLPELGDTIFIVLRKQKLIFLHWYHHITVFVYSWYSYSGYTSTARYFILMNFTVHAFMYTYYALKASRVCRMPSWVSMCITGLQLAQMFVGCLVNIEAYNYKKKGEFCAIAEDNLRFSFIMYFSYLALFGHFFYSNYLAGKKVEPVPEAKKIK